One Nicotiana sylvestris chromosome 12, ASM39365v2, whole genome shotgun sequence genomic window carries:
- the LOC104229822 gene encoding integrin-linked protein kinase 1-like isoform X3, whose protein sequence is MDVKAQLKRGISRQFSTGSLRLSGKFSFKRQNSLDPKSKNMRFSFGRQSSLDPIRRIPSLENETTNAVPENLDSTMQLLFLACKGDVKGVKDLLDEDDVDVNSIDLDGRTALHIAACEGHVEVVKLLLSRKANLDARDRWGSTAAADAKYYGNVEVYNILKARGAKIPKTRNTPMTVANPREVPEYELNPLELQIRKRDGISKGSYQVAKWNGTKVSVKILDKDSYSDPETINAFKHELTLLEKVRHPNVVQFVGAVTQNIPMMIVLEYHPSGDLGSYLQKKGRLSASKVLRFALDIARGMNYLHECKPDPIIHCLLMPKCQKYFAGQWRSIESCRIWFDKIVKHFT, encoded by the exons ATGGATGTAAAAGCGCAACTGAAACGAGGAATATCGAGGCAATTCTCAACAGGATCATTGCGACTGAGCGGGAAATTCAGTTTCAAGAGACAAAATTCATTGGATCCAAAGAGCAAGAACATGAGGTTCAGTTTCGGGAGGCAATCGTCACTTGATCCAATACGGAGGATTCCATCGTTAGAAAATGAGACTACTAATGCAGTGCCGGAGAATTTGGATTCGACGATGCAACTGTTGTTTTTGGCGTGTAAAGGAGACGTGAAAGGCGTGAAGGATTTGTTAGATGAAGATGATGTTGATGTGAATAGCATTGATTTAGATGGAAGGACTGCTCTGCATATTGCTGCGTGTGAAGGACATGTAGAAGTTGTGAAGCTTTTGTTGAGTCGGAAGGCTAATCTTGATGCCCGTGATCGTTGGGGAAGCACG GCTGCAGCTGATGCGAAATACTATGGAAATGTTGAAGTTTACAATATCTTAAAGGCCCGGGGGGCCAAAATCCCG AAAACCAGAAACACACCAATGACTGTAGCAAATCCTCGAGAAGTTCCAGAATATGAACTCAATCCACTTGAGCTTCAAATCCGGAAAAGGGATGGAATCTCGAAG GGTTCATATCAAGTTGCTAAATGGAATGGGACAAAAGTTTCTGTCAAGATACTTGACAAGGATAGCTATTCAGACCCCGAAACCAT AAATGCTTTCAAACATGAATTAACTTTGCTGGAAAAAGTACGGCATCCTAATGTGGTTCAGTTTGTTGGAGCCGTTACACAAAATATTCCAATGATGATAGTATTAGAGTACCATCCAAGT GGTGATTTGGGTAGCTATCTTCAGAAGAAGGGACGTCTTTCTGCTTCTAAGGTTCTAAGATTTGCACTTGATATTGCTAG GGGCATGAATTATCTTCATGAATGTAAACCAGACCCAATTATCCATTGTCTTTTAATGCCAAA GTGCCAGAAATATTTTGCTGGACAATGGAGGTCTATTGAAAGTTGCAGGATTTGGTTTGATAAGATTGTCAAACATTTCACCTGA
- the LOC104229822 gene encoding integrin-linked protein kinase 1-like isoform X2, which produces MDVKAQLKRGISRQFSTGSLRLSGKFSFKRQNSLDPKSKNMRFSFGRQSSLDPIRRIPSLENETTNAVPENLDSTMQLLFLACKGDVKGVKDLLDEDDVDVNSIDLDGRTALHIAACEGHVEVVKLLLSRKANLDARDRWGSTAAADAKYYGNVEVYNILKARGAKIPGSYQVAKWNGTKVSVKILDKDSYSDPETINAFKHELTLLEKVRHPNVVQFVGAVTQNIPMMIVLEYHPSGDLGSYLQKKGRLSASKVLRFALDIARGMNYLHECKPDPIIHCLLMPKNILLDNGGLLKVAGFGLIRLSNISPDKAKLAQPQGIDRASPYTAPEIYKDEIFDRSVDVYAFGVLLYEMMEGTPPFHPKSPEEAARLMCKEGKRPSFKSKSKYPPDLKE; this is translated from the exons ATGGATGTAAAAGCGCAACTGAAACGAGGAATATCGAGGCAATTCTCAACAGGATCATTGCGACTGAGCGGGAAATTCAGTTTCAAGAGACAAAATTCATTGGATCCAAAGAGCAAGAACATGAGGTTCAGTTTCGGGAGGCAATCGTCACTTGATCCAATACGGAGGATTCCATCGTTAGAAAATGAGACTACTAATGCAGTGCCGGAGAATTTGGATTCGACGATGCAACTGTTGTTTTTGGCGTGTAAAGGAGACGTGAAAGGCGTGAAGGATTTGTTAGATGAAGATGATGTTGATGTGAATAGCATTGATTTAGATGGAAGGACTGCTCTGCATATTGCTGCGTGTGAAGGACATGTAGAAGTTGTGAAGCTTTTGTTGAGTCGGAAGGCTAATCTTGATGCCCGTGATCGTTGGGGAAGCACG GCTGCAGCTGATGCGAAATACTATGGAAATGTTGAAGTTTACAATATCTTAAAGGCCCGGGGGGCCAAAATCCCG GGTTCATATCAAGTTGCTAAATGGAATGGGACAAAAGTTTCTGTCAAGATACTTGACAAGGATAGCTATTCAGACCCCGAAACCAT AAATGCTTTCAAACATGAATTAACTTTGCTGGAAAAAGTACGGCATCCTAATGTGGTTCAGTTTGTTGGAGCCGTTACACAAAATATTCCAATGATGATAGTATTAGAGTACCATCCAAGT GGTGATTTGGGTAGCTATCTTCAGAAGAAGGGACGTCTTTCTGCTTCTAAGGTTCTAAGATTTGCACTTGATATTGCTAG GGGCATGAATTATCTTCATGAATGTAAACCAGACCCAATTATCCATTGTCTTTTAATGCCAAA AAATATTTTGCTGGACAATGGAGGTCTATTGAAAGTTGCAGGATTTGGTTTGATAAGATTGTCAAACATTTCACCTGACAAAGCAAAGTTGGCGCAGCCTCAAGGCATTGACCGTGCAA GTCCCTATACAGCACCTGAGATTTATAAAGATGAAATATTTGATAGAAGTGTGGATGTATATGCTTTTGGAGTATTACTTTATGAG ATGATGGagggaacaccaccttttcatcccAAATCACCTGAAGAGGCTGCTAGATTGATGTGCAAAGAGGGTAAAAGACCATCATTCAAGTCAAAATCTAAGTATCCGCCGGACCTTAAAGAGTAA
- the LOC104229822 gene encoding integrin-linked protein kinase 1-like isoform X1, with translation MDVKAQLKRGISRQFSTGSLRLSGKFSFKRQNSLDPKSKNMRFSFGRQSSLDPIRRIPSLENETTNAVPENLDSTMQLLFLACKGDVKGVKDLLDEDDVDVNSIDLDGRTALHIAACEGHVEVVKLLLSRKANLDARDRWGSTAAADAKYYGNVEVYNILKARGAKIPKTRNTPMTVANPREVPEYELNPLELQIRKRDGISKGSYQVAKWNGTKVSVKILDKDSYSDPETINAFKHELTLLEKVRHPNVVQFVGAVTQNIPMMIVLEYHPSGDLGSYLQKKGRLSASKVLRFALDIARGMNYLHECKPDPIIHCLLMPKNILLDNGGLLKVAGFGLIRLSNISPDKAKLAQPQGIDRASPYTAPEIYKDEIFDRSVDVYAFGVLLYEMMEGTPPFHPKSPEEAARLMCKEGKRPSFKSKSKYPPDLKE, from the exons ATGGATGTAAAAGCGCAACTGAAACGAGGAATATCGAGGCAATTCTCAACAGGATCATTGCGACTGAGCGGGAAATTCAGTTTCAAGAGACAAAATTCATTGGATCCAAAGAGCAAGAACATGAGGTTCAGTTTCGGGAGGCAATCGTCACTTGATCCAATACGGAGGATTCCATCGTTAGAAAATGAGACTACTAATGCAGTGCCGGAGAATTTGGATTCGACGATGCAACTGTTGTTTTTGGCGTGTAAAGGAGACGTGAAAGGCGTGAAGGATTTGTTAGATGAAGATGATGTTGATGTGAATAGCATTGATTTAGATGGAAGGACTGCTCTGCATATTGCTGCGTGTGAAGGACATGTAGAAGTTGTGAAGCTTTTGTTGAGTCGGAAGGCTAATCTTGATGCCCGTGATCGTTGGGGAAGCACG GCTGCAGCTGATGCGAAATACTATGGAAATGTTGAAGTTTACAATATCTTAAAGGCCCGGGGGGCCAAAATCCCG AAAACCAGAAACACACCAATGACTGTAGCAAATCCTCGAGAAGTTCCAGAATATGAACTCAATCCACTTGAGCTTCAAATCCGGAAAAGGGATGGAATCTCGAAG GGTTCATATCAAGTTGCTAAATGGAATGGGACAAAAGTTTCTGTCAAGATACTTGACAAGGATAGCTATTCAGACCCCGAAACCAT AAATGCTTTCAAACATGAATTAACTTTGCTGGAAAAAGTACGGCATCCTAATGTGGTTCAGTTTGTTGGAGCCGTTACACAAAATATTCCAATGATGATAGTATTAGAGTACCATCCAAGT GGTGATTTGGGTAGCTATCTTCAGAAGAAGGGACGTCTTTCTGCTTCTAAGGTTCTAAGATTTGCACTTGATATTGCTAG GGGCATGAATTATCTTCATGAATGTAAACCAGACCCAATTATCCATTGTCTTTTAATGCCAAA AAATATTTTGCTGGACAATGGAGGTCTATTGAAAGTTGCAGGATTTGGTTTGATAAGATTGTCAAACATTTCACCTGACAAAGCAAAGTTGGCGCAGCCTCAAGGCATTGACCGTGCAA GTCCCTATACAGCACCTGAGATTTATAAAGATGAAATATTTGATAGAAGTGTGGATGTATATGCTTTTGGAGTATTACTTTATGAG ATGATGGagggaacaccaccttttcatcccAAATCACCTGAAGAGGCTGCTAGATTGATGTGCAAAGAGGGTAAAAGACCATCATTCAAGTCAAAATCTAAGTATCCGCCGGACCTTAAAGAGTAA